The following coding sequences are from one Schizosaccharomyces osmophilus chromosome 1, complete sequence window:
- the mas2 gene encoding mitochondrial processing peptidase (MPP) complex alpha subunit Mas2 — MKLPLNLRSNVGILPSYKHGLKSCLRTKNFFSTNELEEYPIRSQKLDNGITYVTDPRPGHFTGLGVYVNAGSRYETKELTGISHFMDRLAFQGTKYTSVEDMKAKLEILGGNYMCATSRESMIYQTAVFNEDFKKMAKLLSETVLYPEISEDGLMHYRDSINYENSELWTKPDALLGELAHVTAFKNNTLGNSLLCPPEKASSVTEDSIHSYLEHFYHPKNMTLAYSGIPENVARNITEEFYGHLPKSNQPPVSSEYSHYTGGSMSINKKEAPLVPYQQEFSHVLIAMEGLSVTDPDIYALACLQFLLGGGGSFSAGGPGKGMYSRLYLDVLNQYPWVETCMAFNHSYTDSGLFGIFITILDDASHLAAPIIIRELCSIAMSISKEEAERAKNQLRSSLLMNLESRMISLEDLGRQVQTQNGDYISPREMCERIESLTPADLTRVARRVLTGNVNNPGKGTGKPTILTHGNENQIGDILSLCKKAGLGK; from the coding sequence ATGAAACTTCCACTCAATTTACGCTCAAATGTTGGGATTTTACCTTCATATAAGCATGGATTAAAGTCATGTTtaagaacaaaaaattttttctctacgaatgaacttgaagaaTATCCTATTCGATCTCAAAAATTAGACAATGGAATTACCTACGTTACAGATCCACGACCAGGGCACTTTACAGGCCTTGGCGTATATGTAAACGCAGGATCTCGttatgaaacaaaagaattaacAGGGATTAGTCACTTTATGGATCGACTTGCTTTCCAAGGGACAAAGTACACATCGGTAGAAGATATGAAAGCAAAGCTTGAGATTCTAGGCGGTAACTATATGTGTGCAACTAGTCGAGAGTCGATGATTTACCAAACTGCTGTGTTTAACgaagattttaaaaaaatggCGAAACTTTTATCAGAAACCGTTCTTTATCCTGAAATTTCAGAAGATGGTCTTATGCATTATCGTGACAGCATCAACTATGAAAATTCAGAGCTTTGGACGAAGCCGGACGCTCTTTTGGGTGAATTGGCTCATGTTActgctttcaaaaataacaCCCTTGGTAACTCCTTGCTTTGCCCACCTGAAAAGGCATCTTCTGTGACAGAAGATAGCATCCACAGTTATTTAGAACATTTCTATCATCCAAAAAATATGACACTTGCTTATTCTGGTATTCCCGAAAACGTCGCTCGAAACATAACCGAGGAATTTTATGGTCATCTaccaaaatcaaatcaaCCCCCGGTGTCATCGGAATATTCCCATTACACTGGTGGAAGTATGtcaatcaacaaaaaagaagcgCCTTTGGTTCCCTATCAACAGGAGTTTTCCCATGTATTAATAGCTATGGAGGGGTTATCGGTTACTGACCCCGATATTTATGCATTGGCTTGTCTTCAATTCTTGCTAGGAGGCGGTGGATCCTTTAGTGCTGGAGGCCCTGGAAAAGGTATGTATTCTCGTTTGTATTTAGACGTCCTGAACCAGTACCCCTGGGTCGAAACATGCATGGCATTTAATCACAGTTATACCGATAGTGGTCTTTTTGGTATCTTTATCACGATTTTGGACGATGCTTCTCATTTGGCCGCTCCGATTATAATTCGTGAACTCTGCAGCATTGCCATGTCTATTagcaaagaagaagcagagAGAGCTAAAAATCAGCTTCGTAGTTCCTTACTTATGAACCTGGAAAGCAGAATGATTTCCCTTGAAGATTTAGGACGTCAAGTCCAAACCCAGAATGGTGATTATATTTCTCCCAGGGAAATGTGTGAAAGGATAGAAAGTTTGACTCCCGCCGACTTGACTAGAGTTGCTCGAAGAGTTTTGACTGGTAATGTAAACAATCCTGGAAAAGGAACAGGAAAGCCCACAATTTTGACTCACGGTAACGAAAACCAAATTGGTGATATCTTATCACTTTGCAAGAAAGCAGGACTTGGCAAATAA